One segment of Bradyrhizobium sp. CB2312 DNA contains the following:
- a CDS encoding RidA family protein, with protein sequence MSITRSIRTPIMHRAVEANGFVFLGGTIADDTSVSMGEQTRNILGKIAGYLKEAGTDKSRVVSASIFVTDLSKKKEMDAAWTEFFGDNLPTRATVGVADLGGSALIEVVVTALKG encoded by the coding sequence ATGAGCATCACCCGCAGCATCCGCACGCCCATCATGCACCGCGCCGTCGAGGCCAACGGCTTCGTCTTCCTCGGCGGCACCATCGCCGACGACACCTCGGTCTCGATGGGCGAGCAGACCCGCAACATCCTCGGCAAGATCGCCGGCTATCTGAAGGAGGCCGGCACCGACAAGTCGCGCGTCGTCAGCGCCTCGATCTTCGTCACGGACCTTTCGAAGAAGAAGGAGATGGACGCGGCCTGGACCGAGTTCTTCGGCGACAATCTGCCCACCCGCGCCACCGTCGGCGTCGCCGATCTCGGCGGCAGTGCGCTGATCGAGGTGGTGGTCACCGCGCTCAAGGGCTGA
- a CDS encoding FAD-dependent oxidoreductase yields MTVAPKREDYDVVVIGAGPAGLAAAATAAEAGLSTLLLDENIGPGGQVFRAISSTPVTDRSQLGADYWVGADLVQSLRASNAEVIHRATVWSLDRNLEIAVSIGGASAFVKAKRVILATGALERPFPIPGWTLPGVMTAGAAQTMLKSSALVPDGRTVIAGQGPLLWLLAAQILRLGGRIDRILDTTERGNYFAALPHAFAFLTSPYFAKGLSMMREVKAKVQVVSGVTELAAAGDGQLASVSYVAGGKRETIPADLLLLHQGVVPNVNLAMAAGVEHRWDDLQLCWSPVLDASGNSSVAGIAIAGDGAGIGGANAAVVRGRIAARAAVDALAPAAAPKLPATATLRADLAKAERGRVFLDTLFRPSSQFRIPSGDTIVCRCEEVTAKDVLDSVAIGATGPNQLKAYRRTGMGPCQGRLCGLTVTELMAQARGKTPQEIGYYRLRAPVKPITLAELAAVPKSEADVKAVVRG; encoded by the coding sequence ATGACTGTGGCTCCCAAGCGCGAAGACTACGACGTCGTGGTGATCGGTGCCGGCCCTGCTGGCCTCGCTGCTGCCGCGACCGCCGCTGAAGCAGGTCTTTCGACGCTGCTGCTCGACGAGAATATCGGCCCCGGTGGGCAGGTGTTCCGTGCCATCTCCTCGACGCCGGTGACCGACCGCAGTCAGCTTGGCGCCGACTATTGGGTCGGTGCAGATCTCGTGCAGTCGCTGCGCGCGAGCAATGCCGAGGTGATCCATCGCGCCACGGTCTGGAGCCTCGATCGCAATCTCGAGATCGCCGTCTCGATCGGCGGCGCGTCGGCCTTCGTCAAGGCAAAGCGCGTGATCCTCGCGACCGGTGCGCTGGAGCGGCCGTTTCCGATTCCCGGCTGGACGCTGCCGGGCGTGATGACCGCGGGTGCGGCGCAGACCATGCTGAAATCGTCGGCGCTGGTGCCCGATGGCCGCACCGTGATCGCCGGGCAGGGGCCGTTGCTCTGGCTGCTTGCCGCACAGATCCTCCGCCTCGGTGGCCGCATCGACCGCATTCTCGACACCACCGAACGCGGCAACTATTTCGCAGCGCTGCCGCACGCCTTCGCCTTCCTGACCTCGCCCTACTTTGCCAAGGGCCTATCGATGATGCGCGAGGTGAAGGCGAAGGTGCAGGTCGTCTCCGGCGTCACCGAGCTTGCTGCGGCCGGGGATGGCCAGCTCGCGAGCGTCAGCTACGTCGCTGGCGGCAAGCGCGAGACGATCCCTGCCGATCTGTTGCTGCTGCATCAGGGTGTCGTGCCCAACGTCAATCTGGCGATGGCGGCCGGTGTCGAACATCGCTGGGACGATCTGCAACTGTGCTGGTCGCCGGTGCTGGACGCGAGCGGCAATTCATCGGTCGCAGGCATTGCGATTGCCGGTGACGGCGCCGGCATTGGCGGTGCCAATGCCGCCGTGGTCCGCGGCCGCATCGCGGCCCGCGCGGCGGTGGACGCATTGGCGCCCGCGGCCGCGCCGAAGCTCCCCGCGACGGCAACGCTCCGCGCCGATCTCGCCAAGGCCGAACGTGGCCGCGTCTTCCTCGACACGCTGTTCCGCCCGTCATCGCAATTCCGGATTCCCTCCGGCGACACCATCGTCTGCCGCTGCGAGGAGGTCACCGCCAAGGACGTTCTCGATTCCGTCGCGATCGGCGCGACCGGGCCGAACCAGCTCAAGGCCTATCGTCGCACCGGCATGGGTCCCTGCCAGGGCCGGCTCTGCGGCCTCACCGTCACCGAGCTGATGGCGCAGGCGCGCGGCAAGACCCCGCAGGAGATCGGCTATTACCGGCTGCGTGCGCCGGTGAAGCCGATCACGCTCGCCGAGCTCGCCGCCGTCCCGAAGAGCGAGGCCGACGTCAAGGCCGTGGTGCGCGGATGA
- a CDS encoding FAD-dependent oxidoreductase — MSQNVDAIVVGGGIHGCSTTLHLCLAGLKPVLIEKDYAGRHASGVNAGGVRQLARHIPEIPLSIRSMGIWEKINDLLDDDCSFESYGQVLVAENEEELAVCRARVAELNALGFTHEELIDAAELRRLVPAVAETCPGGVVSRRDGAANPAQTTTAFRRKAQQLGATVREGMAASNIRYNDGLWHVDVGSESFAAPVLVNAAGAWAGKIAADLGEPVPVETVAPMLMITSRVPHFIDPVVILRGRKLSFKQFKNGTVLIGGGHLATPDQDRNETVLDWKSLATSAQTVFELFPVMRRATIVRAWAGIEAKMKDDIPVFGPSSRHRGLYHQFGFSLHGLQLGPGAGAVMAELIVNGGTQTRVSDLGIDRFHPSTL, encoded by the coding sequence ATGAGCCAAAACGTGGATGCGATCGTCGTCGGCGGCGGCATCCACGGATGCTCGACGACGCTGCATCTGTGCCTCGCCGGCCTGAAGCCGGTGCTGATCGAGAAGGACTATGCCGGCCGCCATGCCTCCGGCGTCAATGCCGGCGGCGTGCGCCAGCTCGCGCGACACATTCCCGAAATTCCGCTGTCGATCCGCTCGATGGGAATTTGGGAGAAGATCAACGATCTCCTCGACGACGATTGCAGCTTCGAGAGCTATGGCCAGGTGCTCGTCGCCGAGAACGAGGAGGAGCTCGCCGTCTGCCGCGCGCGCGTCGCCGAGCTCAACGCGCTCGGTTTCACCCATGAAGAGCTGATCGACGCGGCCGAGCTGCGGCGCCTCGTGCCGGCCGTTGCCGAGACCTGTCCCGGCGGCGTGGTTTCGCGCCGCGACGGCGCGGCCAATCCGGCGCAGACGACGACCGCATTCCGGCGCAAGGCCCAGCAACTCGGCGCGACCGTGCGCGAAGGGATGGCCGCCAGCAACATCCGCTACAACGACGGCCTCTGGCATGTCGATGTGGGTTCGGAGAGCTTTGCCGCTCCGGTATTGGTCAATGCCGCCGGCGCCTGGGCCGGCAAGATCGCGGCGGATCTGGGAGAGCCGGTGCCGGTCGAGACCGTGGCGCCGATGCTGATGATCACATCGCGCGTGCCGCACTTCATCGACCCCGTCGTGATCCTGCGTGGCCGAAAGCTCTCCTTCAAGCAGTTCAAGAACGGCACCGTGCTGATCGGCGGCGGCCATCTCGCGACGCCCGACCAGGACCGCAACGAGACGGTGCTGGACTGGAAGAGCCTTGCGACCAGCGCGCAGACCGTGTTCGAACTGTTCCCGGTGATGCGCCGCGCGACGATCGTGCGTGCCTGGGCCGGTATCGAAGCAAAGATGAAGGACGATATCCCGGTATTCGGGCCGAGCTCCCGCCACAGGGGGCTCTATCACCAGTTCGGCTTCTCGCTGCACGGTCTCCAGCTCGGCCCCGGCGCCGGCGCCGTGATGGCGGAGCTGATCGTCAATGGCGGCACGCAGACCCGCGTCAGCGATCTCGGCATCGACCGCTTCCATCCTTCCACGCTCTAG